Proteins encoded in a region of the Salvelinus fontinalis isolate EN_2023a chromosome 17, ASM2944872v1, whole genome shotgun sequence genome:
- the LOC129813673 gene encoding keratin-associated protein 9-1-like: protein MILNKTNEDTCNEDTCNEDTCNEDTCNEDTCNEDTCNEDTCNEDTCNEDTCNEDTCNEDTCNEDTCNEDTCNEDTCNEDTCNEDTCNEDTCNEDTCNEDTCNEDTCNEDTCNEDTCNEDTCNEDTCNEDTCRKRYTEVPTEESCFLTSELF, encoded by the coding sequence atgattTTAAATAAAACCAACGAGGACACCTGTAACGAGGACACCTGTAACGAGGACACCTGTAACGAGGACACCTGTAACGAGGACACCTGTAACGAGGACACCTGTAACGAGGACACCTGTAACGAGGACACCTGTAACGAGGACACCTGTAACGAGGACACCTGTAACGAGGACACCTGTAACGAGGACACCTGTAACGAGGACACCTGTAACGAGGACACCTGTAACGAGGACACCTGTAACGAGGACACCTGTAACGAGGACACCTGTAACGAGGACACCTGTAACGAGGACACCTGTAACGAGGACACCTGTAACGAGGACACCTGTAACGAGGACACCTGTAACGAGGACACCTGTAACGAGGACACCTGTAACGAGGAcacctgtaggaaacgttataCTGAAGTTCCCACAGAAGAAAGTTGTTTCTTAACCTCTGAACTATTTTaa